The genomic window GATCGGGGTGGTCTCGTCGGGTGCTACCAGTTCGCTCATGGGGGTCACGACCAGCGGGATCCATTTAGTACTGCCTCCGCGAATATCTCGAGAAACTATTTACCGGCCGCCGTGAACGTGCCGGGTATGTACGATTTCGTCGTCGTCGGCGTCGGACCGCCGGGTGCGCGTTTTGCCCGCCGGGCCGCCGAGGAAGGCCACGACGTGCTCGCCCTCGAGAAGGGCACCGTCGGCGAGCCGCTCGCCTGTTCGGGCCACGTGAGTACTGATCTCTGGGCATTCACGGGCGAGGGCGCTCGCGAGGAACTGTTCCAGAACGAGGTCTACGGCGCGCGGTTCCACGTCGGCGGTCCCGACAGCGACGCCTACCCGTTCTACAAGCGCGAGGTCGCGTCGAACGTCATCGACCGCGTGGGACTGGATCGCCACCTCGCCGACCTCGCACGCGAGGCGGGCGCCGATGTCCGCGAGGAACACACCGTTACCGAGGTCACCGAACACCGCGACCGTGTCGACGTCGTCGCGAACGGCCCCGACGGCACCGTCGAGTTCGAGGCGAAGATGCTCGCTGGCTGTGACGGTCCGCGCTCGAGGGTCCGCGACGAACTCGAGTTGCCACAGCCCGAGGAGTTGCTCCACGGCGTGCTCGCCTTCTCCGAGGAGGACGATCACGAGGACTTCGTCGACGTCCACCTCACGCCGCCGACGTTCTTCGCGTGGCGCATCCCCCGCGGCGAGGCCGGCGTCGAGTACGGCCTCGCGGCGCCGCCGGGCGTGCAGGTGACCAAACACTTCGAGGAGCTGATCGACGGCTACGAGATCGACGTCTCTCACCGCTGTTCCGGCGCGATCCCGATCGGGCCGCCGGACCGCGTGACGACCCGCCGGGCGTTTCTCATCGGCGACGCGGCCGCCCAGACCAAGCCGTTTACCGGCGGCGGGATCCTCTATGGCATGACCAGCGCGGACCACGCCGCCCGCGAGATCGACCCCGATCGACCGACCACGCTCGCGGCCTACGAGCGCGCGTGGCGCGACGACTTAGAGCGCGAACAGGAACTGGGCCGCTGGATCCGGCGGGCCTACTCGCTGCCCGAGCCCGTCCAGCGGGTCGGGCTGGGTGCGCTGTCGGGCGAGATCGGCGTTCACATGGACCGACCGACGTCGCTCGTCTCGCTCGAACACCTCAAGGCGCTGCTCTCGCGGCCGTAAGCCGTCACTCCCTGATTTCTATCACGGCCGTTCCCATCCCGATCATCCCGATCACGAATCCGACCAGTCCGCCGAGGATGGGAACGAGTCCGACCAGCGCGGCGACGATGATCGCGACGGCCAAGGCGGCCGGCCACGCGTCGGCCGCGAGTCGACCGACCGCGAGGTAGCCGAGTTCGCCGGCGACGATCAGGACGAAGACGTAGCCGAGGAGCAACGGAATCGCGAGGACGAGACCGATGACCGTGATCGCCAGCAAGACCGACGCACCGATGACGCCGATCAGGCTCGCGAGCCCGTAGACGAACGCCGCACCGGGCGATTCGAGCGCGCGGTCGGTCCGGCGTCGCGTTCCGTCCGGCGAGACGATGATCAGGAGTCCGCCGATGACGAGCGTGACCGCGGCGGGGCCGATCGCGTCGACGTACCACGGATACTGGGTCGCCGTCTCGACGCCGGTCCTGGCTCCGTCGGTGGTGCGCTGAGCGATCGCCGGCACCGGACCGGCCGCGAGAAACAGGATCGCCGCGAGGACGCCAGAGCGGAGACGCGGGGCTCGAGTGGGCATATTTCGCCCCTCACACGAAGATGATAAATAAGTGTCGGGTAATAGACGTTCGTCGGATCGAGCACGCTGCCTGCGTCGACGGCTTTCCCGTTCGTTCGCCCGATCGACGGCTATGGTCTCGAGCCGCCCGCTCGATCGGGCTGGGGAGCGACACTGCGTTCGCCGGCGACGTTCTCAGGCCTCGCCGCTCCCGACGATCCCGCAGGCGATCGCCTCGGGTTCGACCAGCGTCTCCCCCTCGACGGCGTCGGGATGCAACAGGAGGATCGTGTCGTCGGGCATCTCGTCTTCGACGCGGACTCTCCGGCCGAGTACCTCCTCGAGTTCGTCGACGTCGTCGATGTCGAACTCGCGCTCGCAGAGGAGTTCGGCGTTAGTCCGCGAGAGGACGAAGACGAGTTCGCCCGGCTCGAGGTGTTCGCTCTCGGCGGCCTCGAGCAAGTTCTCGAGCGTGTCCGAGGAGACGCCCTCGAGCGAGCGGATCGTCACCCGTTCGGTGTCCGAGCCCGGCGCTTGCTGTGACTGCGTGCGGACGCGGGCGGCCAGTTCCTCGAAGTCGGTTTCATCGTCGAGACGCGAGGGCATGCGTCGTGCTCTGCGGTCGTCGGGCTTTAGGTTGTGGCCGGCCAGTTCCGGCGGTCGGTCGCGGCGGTTTCCGTCTGGAATGCCCGTTGAGCGAATTCGGGATCGGATCGATCCCGCCACGGTGTCACCGAGTCCGACAATCACTCCCAGCGCAACAGCGGTTTTTACGCGTCGGCGGTGTACGACGCTCGATGTCGACGATAGCCGACCTCCGGCTTCCGGCGACGGAGACCGCGCTAGCGACCACCTTCGAACGCGCGCCAGCGGCCACGTTCGAACTCGAGTCGTCGGTCTCGAAGACGCGCCCGTCGCTGTGGGTGTCCGGCGTCGAGCGCGAGACGGCCGACGCCGCCTTCGCGGCCGACCCCTCGGTCGAGGACGCCGAACTCCTCGTCGAAACGGGATCGCGGCTGCTGTACGACGTGACCTTCGCCGAGGGCGCGGGGACGAACCGGCTCTGGGACGACCTGCTCGCGGACGGCGGCTCGCTGCTCGAGGCCCGGGCAAGCGACGGCTGGTGGCAGGTGACGGTGCGCTACCGCGATCGCGAGACGCTCTGTGACGCCTACGATCGGTTAGTCGACTGCGGCGTCAACGTCGATCTCCGACGGGTGACCGACGTGACCGACGTCGACGACCACGAGACGCGGCTGACCCCGGAACAGCAGGAAGCCCTCGAGGCAGCCCTCGAGTATGGCTACTTCGAAATCCCGCGCGGGATCTCGATGGAGGAACTGGCCGAGGAGCTGGGGATTTCCCATCAGGCGCTCTCCGAGCGGTTCCGCCGGGCCTACGAGACGCTGGTCGACGCCGAACTCGAGCCCGCGGGCGAGCAGTTCCGGTTCGACTGATGGCCGTCTCGACCGGTGATTGCCCGCAGGGAGGCGGAACACGACACAATCGTTATTTGGGTGGCTTACGTTCGGCTCCACATGGCTGACCTGCTTTCCGACGAGGAGATCGAGGAGCAACTCCCCGACGACTGGGACCGCGAGGACGACGAAATCGTCCGGACCTACGAGTTCGACGACTACCTCCGCGGCGTCAACTTCGCCCAGATGGTCGGCGAAATCGCCGAGGCGCAGTTTCACCACCCCGAGATCATCATTCGGTACGCCGGCGTCGAGATCCGACTGACCTCCCACGAGGAGGGCGGTATCACCGAGGACGACATCGAGATGGCGGAGCTGATCGAGTCCGAGCGCAACGCCTGATCCGGACACCAGTCCGTACGAGCGGACTCAAGATCGACACCATCACCGAAATCGATCCGGGCCGACCCGTCGATACCACGATGGATGCCAACTACACCTTCCGCGTTCGTTTCCGTATCGAACCCGCAGAAGCGTTCGTCTCCCTCGAGCCGGGCAGCGCCGAGACGACGGTCACGCTCTTTCGCGACGCGCCGGAGCCGGGCACCGAGGGCTGGCTCTTCTTCCGAAACACGCTCTGGCGCGGCGAGGTGTCCGACGAGGAGTACGCCCGTCGACTCGCCGCGGAGTGGCTCGGCGTCCCCGAGCGGACCGTCGAGGCCGTCGACTTCCGCGAACTCCAGACCGACGAGGCCTATCTCGAGGCCCTCGAGTCGGCAATCGCGGCGGACCTCGAGCTATTCAAGGCCGAGAGCGTCTCCGAGGTACTCTCGAAGTATCTGGGCTCGAGCATCCGCGTGACCGATTCGTCGTGAGGGTTCGAGGACCCGGCTCGAGCCCGGGCTCGGGCCCTCGTCGTCACTCGACGTCGTCGTGAGTCAGTAGCTGCCGGGACCGCTCGCCGTCGGGCTCGTCGTAGGTGACGACCTCGAGGAGGTTGCCGTCCGGATCGAGGAAGTAGAACCCCTCGAACGCCCCCCAGTCGTACGGCCCCTGTTTCGGGAACTGTTCGTCGAGGTCGGCCACCAGCGCGTCGTAGCTCCCGCGGTCGGTCTCGAACGCGAGATGAGCTTTGTCGAGCGGGTGCTCGAGTCCGCGGTCGCCCCAGTTCTCGGCACGGCCGGTTTCGGCGAGCGTGACGACGGTCTCGCCGGCCCGGAACATCGCGTGTGCGCCCCGAAAATCCGCGGGCGGTCTGACCAGTTCGAGTTCGAGAGTGTCGCGGTAGAACTCGTAGCAGGGCTCGAGGGCGTCGACATCGACGTTGATGTGATCGACGGCATCCATGCGAGCATCTACCACGGGCGGCCCC from Natrinema versiforme includes these protein-coding regions:
- a CDS encoding geranylgeranyl reductase family protein yields the protein MYDFVVVGVGPPGARFARRAAEEGHDVLALEKGTVGEPLACSGHVSTDLWAFTGEGAREELFQNEVYGARFHVGGPDSDAYPFYKREVASNVIDRVGLDRHLADLAREAGADVREEHTVTEVTEHRDRVDVVANGPDGTVEFEAKMLAGCDGPRSRVRDELELPQPEELLHGVLAFSEEDDHEDFVDVHLTPPTFFAWRIPRGEAGVEYGLAAPPGVQVTKHFEELIDGYEIDVSHRCSGAIPIGPPDRVTTRRAFLIGDAAAQTKPFTGGGILYGMTSADHAAREIDPDRPTTLAAYERAWRDDLEREQELGRWIRRAYSLPEPVQRVGLGALSGEIGVHMDRPTSLVSLEHLKALLSRP
- a CDS encoding helix-turn-helix domain-containing protein encodes the protein MSTIADLRLPATETALATTFERAPAATFELESSVSKTRPSLWVSGVERETADAAFAADPSVEDAELLVETGSRLLYDVTFAEGAGTNRLWDDLLADGGSLLEARASDGWWQVTVRYRDRETLCDAYDRLVDCGVNVDLRRVTDVTDVDDHETRLTPEQQEALEAALEYGYFEIPRGISMEELAEELGISHQALSERFRRAYETLVDAELEPAGEQFRFD
- a CDS encoding 4a-hydroxytetrahydrobiopterin dehydratase, with amino-acid sequence MADLLSDEEIEEQLPDDWDREDDEIVRTYEFDDYLRGVNFAQMVGEIAEAQFHHPEIIIRYAGVEIRLTSHEEGGITEDDIEMAELIESERNA
- the lwrS gene encoding LWR-salt protein, coding for MDANYTFRVRFRIEPAEAFVSLEPGSAETTVTLFRDAPEPGTEGWLFFRNTLWRGEVSDEEYARRLAAEWLGVPERTVEAVDFRELQTDEAYLEALESAIAADLELFKAESVSEVLSKYLGSSIRVTDSS
- a CDS encoding VOC family protein, with protein sequence MDAVDHINVDVDALEPCYEFYRDTLELELVRPPADFRGAHAMFRAGETVVTLAETGRAENWGDRGLEHPLDKAHLAFETDRGSYDALVADLDEQFPKQGPYDWGAFEGFYFLDPDGNLLEVVTYDEPDGERSRQLLTHDDVE